One Cyanobium sp. Tous-M-B4 DNA window includes the following coding sequences:
- a CDS encoding VRR-NUC domain-containing protein — translation MSEQELQQRIRLQLGSSPVRLWRNNVGALRDERGRLVTYGLCKGSSDLIGLRQVLIGPEHLGQTLAVFSAIEVKAPKGRLREEQRSFLELVERFGGYSGVATSVEEAARVLRLS, via the coding sequence GTGAGCGAGCAGGAGCTACAGCAACGGATTCGGCTGCAGCTGGGCTCAAGTCCAGTGCGGCTGTGGCGCAACAACGTCGGTGCGTTGCGTGATGAACGCGGCCGGCTGGTGACCTATGGGTTGTGCAAAGGCAGCAGCGATCTAATCGGCCTGCGCCAGGTGCTGATTGGCCCGGAGCACCTGGGCCAAACCTTGGCCGTGTTCAGCGCCATCGAGGTGAAGGCCCCGAAAGGAAGGCTGCGGGAGGAGCAGCGCTCATTCCTTGAGCTGGTGGAACGCTTTGGTGGCTACAGCGGCGTTGCCACGAGTGTCGAAGAAGCCGCGCGGGTGCTGAGGCTCAGCTAA